The following DNA comes from Plasmodium vivax chromosome 11, whole genome shotgun sequence.
GGGAACTCCTCTTCCAGCAGCTCGGAGGACTTGTttcaaaaaagcaaaaaaaatgcgatgCATGCACATAAGGCCGATTACTACCTCCCCTACAAGCTGTTTAAGAATAAAACGACTTCCCTAAGGTTTATAAAACCGCACGTTTACATACTGTGCATAAATAGGAACTACGACTCGGTGTACACGTCGGACAGCTTCATCGAAGACTGTTCTGCGAAAATTGACCAAATTAATGAGAGCACGAGGAAGGGGGGCAGTCCACCTATGCAGGAAGGAGAATCCCCCCACAAAGGTAGAGACATCCAAAAGGCTGCCTCATCAGAGGAAGACCCAACTCggttgaagaaaaacaacgCTCCTTCCAAACGCAGCCACGAGGATCTCTTCCAAATAAATGAGTACTGTGGAAACCTGGACTTTTTGGAGCTCTTCTTGATGAAGGTCAAACCATGCAGAATCATTCTAACCAAGCTAGATTTGAGCATTTTTCGTAATGTAGAAATTTACTGTGCGAGGCTGTTCCAGCATAATGTGTATAAACTGCGTGGGGAGAGCTGCTTCCCCGAGGTGATGAAGTACGAGGAGAACAGCTGGATGTATGACAACGTGGGCGAGGCCAAGTCCTTTTTGAAGAGGGAGCAGGGGGGCAGCCCCCAGGGCGCGACGCGCTGCTCGCGCCAGGCCGCAGGGAAAGGAGCCAACAATGGCGTAAAGAAGGATGCCTGCAAAGGCTTCTACCATGGCGAAGCGCCGCCCCACCCCGCGGACCGCGGCGCGCGAACCTTCAGGACGCTGGAGACCCTGAGCGACCTGTGCAACACCGTGGAGGTCTTCCTCGTCTTCTACAAAAACAACATCCTCTACAACAAGTACCTCAACGACGTGAAGGTGGAAAAGACAAACTGGCTCAACTTCatcgaaaataaaaacaaccTCAGATTTCAAGTAGACAGAAATgtgtttaacaaaaataaggacCTCTTTAAAAAGGTGGTCAActcgtattttttatttcaaaaaagatTTAAACAAAACAGAAAGAACCTCTTCAACTTTAACAAAGGCCTGTGtgaggaatttaaaaatttccaagAAGTAAAGCTAGACGAACAACaagtggaaaataaaaacgcctTCCTAAATGCCCTAAACACAAACTACATTAgcatggaggaggaggagctttttatgcaaaactatagaaataaaaatagtaaaaaaaacgacatgGCACTCTCCCACCTGGACGAAAAAACGATTGCAAAGATTCAACAGGTGTTGGAAAAATTCTCTATTGATTCTttcaatttaaattttatcctttacagcatttttaataacacCAAGCCGATCGTCATAGTTGACATTAGGGAGCTTAAATCTGACCTCTCCTACAAACTGTACACGAGCAAAATGCACATCATCCCGTATTCCCTCCTCGTGGGGGATTACATCCTCACCAAGGATATCTGCGTGGAGAGGAAAACCATCGTGGACCTCATTCAGTCCCTAAACAATAACAGGCTGCACAACCAGATTAACCAAATGTCCAAATACTACTCCATATACGTGTTGCTAATCGAATTCAATACCAAGCACCTCTTCTACTTCTCCTCCCTTAGCGACAAAAATTCCGTCTACACGAAACTGATCATCCTCTGCCTCCAGTTTAGTAGACTTAAGATTCTGTGGAGTCCCTTTTCTCTCTTCACCGTTAAGCTTTTCTGGTCGCTTAAAATTAACGCCGAGCAGCCCGACATCTTCAAGTCGCTCCACATTGATATGACTCTGGAGAGGGACGCCCACCAGCGGATTGGCGGCCACGCCCGGCGGGGCAAGGCGCAGCAGCAAACCTCAACGCAGTTGCTACCAGCAACGCAGCCACCGCCCACAGCGCAGCCACCGCCCACAGTGCAGCCGCTATCCATAACGAATGCCCCCGATGGGGAGGCGAGCGAACCACCCCTAAACACCCACACCCAAGCGGAACAACCCAGCCAAAGCACCCTCGAGCGGGTAGACAGCTCCGCGGACAAAAATTCGGACAatgaaaacgaaaatgaaaaccaaTCAGATGCCTACAAGTACGAAACAATAAACGACCTTTTCGACAAAAATTTAACCCTCCAGCTGAAAGACGAAGGGAGCAGTTACGCCCTAAAAAGAATGGACAGCGTCACCAACTGGAACGCCCTGGAAATATTGAAAGCCCTCCCAGGCGTCACGGAAAAGAACATGCACCTGATCATCAACAACGTTAACTCATTGCGAGACTTATGTGAAAAAACGGTCGAGCAGTTGGAAGTCTACATGAGCAAGAGCAACGCGAAGATGCTCCACGAGTTTTTGAACACGGACGCGGTGTGAGTTCGCGTTTGACTTGGACCACGTCCGGCAAATGGATCTCCACTTAGGGGAAATGTTAATCGAGGTGATTACTACCCCCGTAACGTTAGTCACTCTCCCACGTACTTTTTCGtgcaccctttttttggtaccCCCCGTTTCCTCTTTTCTCCTCTCCTCTTTCTTGTTTCCCATTTGTCGGCCCACCGATGGTACCCCTTGACCGTCTCCCCCTTTCCATTTGATTACTCAAACTTCGCATATGAAATGATTCCCCGGAAGGGGCCTCACTGCTGGCCTCCAACTTGCGTGGTCACCTCGATGGAAGAGACGAAAAATGGGTAAGCAAACAAacgcgggggaaaaaacgaaggtTAACAGGCCACCAATCAGTGTACTAAGCGAATAGGTCTAGCGCCTTTCCCCTTACACCCACTTGGTTAACCCTCTTAATGGGTCTACATcgacaaagaaaaaaaatacccatGTAagttccccccatttggtaaAACATCCCTCGTAAGGGAGCTATATCTCAGTCAGTACGGTGTACCCCTATCCCGTAGTAGCGCACGAAAACCAGGGTACTTCACTTTGAGGggtgaacaaaatggggatacACACTTTATCCTGTCAAATGTAGACCGGCAGAACGGAAGGGACGTCCCTTCTCCACCCCTTTCTCACACGCCAAATCTGATTGGTCCCGTTTTGTTATCATTGTGGAGCACCTCCCCAGTGATGTACTTCGCCACGTAAAAATGCACCAAAGGGGTAactgaacatttttttcttttttttttttgctcctctcACTTTTGGGCAATcataaattacaaaaatactTTAGCCTATTAAGCTGTACTCGTGGGGAGTGTGTCATGCCTCCCTTCCTGCTAACAcattcttttcgttttttcaaatCGCTAGCTACAATCGCACCGCTTCTCCAGCACGTGTGCAACAATGGCGATGTTGCCATGGCGGTAATTTTAAGGACCCGTCAAATGTACGACGTTACTGTTGGGGCGGGCCATTTGGAGCGAATGCCTCGTCAACTTTTTAAACTCCTTCATAATGTAACACAATGGGAAAGTACGCCTCATTCTGCTGCTGACGTGATGCATAGCTCgagaaaagttttttttttttttttttttttgcaaaaatttaaactaTTGCAACAGTACGAGGAGCTATACGAGCGATCGAAACACGTAAgaggagcattttttttgaagtgcAGAAAATTCACATACGCTTCTCCCTATTCCTTCGCCTTCTTCGCTTTCGTCGGCTTGTTTTCACGAAGGAGGAACGTTAACCAAACGACTCGGCGAGTGGATTGTAAAAGCCCCCACGTGCAACGTACACGAATATGCGTTACTCGTGCAGGTACATTTTGAGGCATCCATAAAGGGGTATACTTGATCAGCTGGACAGTCACCTGAACCTGGGCACACTCACCCACCCCCCCACACGTAACTAATGACGAGAGGCACGACACACCCGAATGAATACCCGCGGATGTGCTCCTAATTGGTACCCCCTCACTGCAGTGCAGCCGAATAGAGAGCTCTACACACCTGGACGAGGCTAACTGGTGCGCCAGCTGAAAGTTCCACCGCTTCGACTATAGGTAGCACTTCAATTAGAGGTACCACTTCGATCGATTTGAGCCACCGCTTCCCCGTGGACGGCGTACTCTCCACTTGCTCGCTTCCCGCTCGCCGCGAACTCGCCCCCCCTTTATGGAAGCAAAACTCAACaatgaggaagagaaaaaaaggaacaaaaacacAATCCTGGTGTGCGGCCTGGTCTCAGGCCTAGTCACCAAAACGCTATTTGCCCCCTTCGACCGGATAAAGCTTTTTTACCAAATCCAGCCAATGTTTCACCACTACAAGGAGAGAGGCAAAGATGATTCAAAGggcaagaagaaaaaacgcatCACGAGCAGCAAAAGTTTGCTGTTAAGCGGGGTAGACCAATCGGCAAGCATACAAACGGGGACGATAGAATCGGACTTAAAGCGAAAGAGACTTGCACAGAACGAAAATGTGCACCTccgtaatttaaaaaataccataaatcaaataattcataatagtaaaaaaaaaaaaaaaaaaaaaattatgaacacgAGCGTGAAATATGCTGAACTGTGCAGGCACTACAACAACACAAAGTACTCTTCCCCTCAccaagtttttaaaaaaattttgcattcCCATCAAAATAGGACAAACATTAATAACGTAAGTAATAATTACCCCCTTTTAAACATCAACAATCATGTGAAACACGCGTTGAGAAGCAAAAGCATCTGCTTGAGCAGGGCAACACTCAGTGCTAGCCAGCCAGTCAAATATCAAAGCATTATTCAAAGCTTCCTCTTTATAATGAAGGAAGAGGGCATCTTGGGGCTGTGGAAGGGAAACTTAATCAACACCGTTCGAGGCGGAATCGTCTACTCAGCAAAATTTGGAACAAACGATttgataaaagaaaaatataaaaaaaaaaaaaaagatgacaGCGCTGCTTTAGAGGTGTTCCCCAAAGGGTTAACCAccaaaaatgatgcaaaaaaaaatgaccaattggtgagaaaaaattttaattattacgaaAGTGTGATAGCTGGCTATGCCTCAGGTATAATACAAAAGACGCTGTCGTACCCCCTAGATTTACTAAGCATCAGAGTGGCCCTaggaataaatgaaaaatatttgaggAATAGCAACTCCATGTTTAATCAAAAGAAATCCATCCTTGGCATCATTCGCGAAATTAATAGTAACGAAGGATTTGCAGGATTTT
Coding sequences within:
- a CDS encoding mitochondrial carrier protein, putative (encoded by transcript PVX_115395A); amino-acid sequence: MEAKLNNEEEKKRNKNTILVCGLVSGLVTKTLFAPFDRIKLFYQIQPMFHHYKERGKDDSKGKKKKRITSSKSLLLSGVDQSASIQTGTIESDLKRKRLAQNENVHLRNLKNTINQIIHNSKKKKKKKIMNTSVKYAELCRHYNNTKYSSPHQVFKKILHSHQNRTNINNVSNNYPLLNINNHVKHALRSKSICLSRATLSASQPVKYQSIIQSFLFIMKEEGILGLWKGNLINTVRGGIVYSAKFGTNDLIKEKYKKKKKDDSAALEVFPKGLTTKNDAKKNDQLVRKNFNYYESVIAGYASGIIQKTLSYPLDLLSIRVALGINEKYLRNSNSMFNQKKSILGIIREINSNEGFAGFFKGYLPTLLTGVPYVTLQMLFFDFYKNIFQNYFPHKSNSLSSVAIYSSVAGSLSNLSSLVIVFPGDTVRKRMMNNGIDNKNYIYKNTIHCIKNIYHCEGVRNFYYGLFPSMLKSIPSGAIQFMSYEILKHMMSQA